ATATATAGCAACGATGTAGTTCAATAACCGGGGCATGAACAGGATCAATATGCCTGCTATTAAAGACACTACTGGTTCTAAAGCGAGATTAATCTGCATATGTATCACCTCGTTATCGATTTAGTCAACTGATCATCAGCCCGAATCTCTTTTTCAATCTGGGACGAGCTTAAAGCTCTTGCTACTCCCAGTGTCCGGGGACCCATACCCAATTAACTCCATCCCACTTCCAGTGACCGGAGACCCAGACGGAACTGGAACTGGGTGGTAACTCCCACTTGCCTGCAGTCCAAACCCAATCATATCC
The genomic region above belongs to Thermodesulfobacteriota bacterium and contains:
- a CDS encoding DUF3096 domain-containing protein; the encoded protein is MQINLALEPVVSLIAGILILFMPRLLNYIVAIY